Proteins from a genomic interval of Nocardia sp. BMG51109:
- a CDS encoding helix-turn-helix transcriptional regulator: MTDEHDEDAELLTADRGPMVLRIALGSRLRGLREDRGISREQAGYTIRGSHAKISRLELGRTGFKERDVRDLLTFYGVDDSERRELYLDMARRANQPGWWQHYNDLLPSWFETYLGLEQAATTIRSYEPQFVPGLLQTADYARAVVSAGDGEQTDRRVDLRLRRQQILARRSGPLVWAIIDESAFRRPVGGVHILRDQIDHLLDTTAALPNVRIQVLPFAAGGSASPGCPFSILRFPEPELPDIVYTEQLTSSVYLDRQRDVQAYKSVMDRLSVQALPPKSSTEFLATLRTELCDRAATA; the protein is encoded by the coding sequence ATGACCGATGAGCACGACGAGGATGCGGAGCTGCTGACCGCCGACCGTGGGCCGATGGTGCTGCGTATCGCACTGGGCAGCCGGCTACGCGGCCTGCGGGAGGATCGCGGGATCTCCCGCGAGCAGGCCGGTTACACCATCCGCGGATCGCACGCCAAGATCAGCCGTCTGGAGCTGGGGCGCACCGGGTTCAAGGAGCGCGACGTCCGCGACCTGCTCACCTTCTACGGTGTAGACGATTCCGAGCGGCGGGAGCTGTATCTGGACATGGCCCGGCGGGCGAACCAGCCGGGCTGGTGGCAGCACTACAACGACCTGCTGCCGTCGTGGTTCGAAACCTACCTCGGGCTCGAACAGGCCGCCACGACCATCCGGTCCTACGAACCCCAATTCGTTCCGGGCCTTCTACAGACCGCCGACTACGCCCGGGCCGTCGTCTCCGCGGGGGACGGCGAACAGACCGACCGCCGCGTCGACCTCCGGCTCCGGCGCCAGCAGATCCTTGCCCGGCGCAGCGGGCCGCTGGTGTGGGCGATCATCGACGAGAGTGCCTTCCGCCGTCCGGTCGGCGGCGTTCACATCCTGCGCGACCAGATCGATCACCTTCTCGACACGACCGCGGCACTGCCCAACGTGCGAATTCAAGTGCTGCCCTTCGCTGCCGGAGGTTCCGCCTCTCCGGGCTGCCCGTTCAGCATCCTGCGCTTCCCCGAACCGGAACTGCCCGACATCGTCTACACCGAACAGCTCACCAGCTCGGTCTATCTGGACAGGCAACGCGACGTGCAGGCGTACAAGTCGGTGATGGACCGGCTCAGCGTCCAGGCACTACCCCCGAAATCCAGTACGGAATTCCTCGCCACACTGCGCACCGAACTCTGCGACCGAGCCGCCACCGCCTAA
- a CDS encoding helix-turn-helix domain-containing protein — translation MGGTPVNTVVDIRSTLEFEPERALEQWEGVLSESYYPMGISSPQGERFHGRIRAVTYGDVSVSLVEGTPISVYRSRRHMDRPDEPVLSAFFTTAGRGVLEGAGRTSAFEPGGLLLYDSVQPSATHFSSTWGIVFPQAPLSSIVERTGVSIGRLPINVRIPTSGAIGVIERFFRDLLEVQQSDPAAAAVLGEHAVDLMASAVLLACGGRLTERSAQALVRQQVLAFVRSHYTEPDLTTDRIARACAVSRRTLYRLFEHVEGGVGAMVRRRRIGTAQVLLRAGRVRSLESIAAACGFASDRHFYRVFKQETGMTPGEYRALQNPVR, via the coding sequence GTGGGTGGCACCCCGGTGAACACTGTGGTCGACATACGGTCGACGCTCGAGTTCGAGCCCGAGCGGGCGCTCGAGCAGTGGGAGGGTGTGCTCTCCGAATCCTATTACCCGATGGGGATCAGTAGCCCGCAGGGGGAGAGGTTCCACGGCCGGATCAGGGCCGTGACCTACGGTGACGTGAGCGTCTCGTTGGTCGAAGGCACGCCGATCAGTGTGTACCGGTCGCGGCGGCATATGGATCGGCCGGACGAGCCGGTCCTGTCGGCGTTCTTTACGACCGCCGGCCGCGGCGTCCTGGAAGGGGCCGGCCGGACGAGCGCGTTCGAGCCGGGTGGGCTGCTCCTCTACGACAGCGTCCAGCCGTCGGCTACGCACTTCAGCAGTACGTGGGGAATAGTGTTCCCGCAGGCGCCGCTGTCCAGCATTGTGGAGCGGACCGGGGTGTCGATCGGTCGGCTGCCGATCAATGTCCGGATACCCACCAGCGGTGCGATCGGTGTGATCGAGCGGTTCTTCCGGGATCTGCTGGAGGTGCAGCAGAGCGATCCGGCGGCCGCGGCGGTGCTGGGCGAGCACGCGGTCGACTTGATGGCTTCGGCGGTTCTGCTGGCGTGCGGGGGCCGGCTCACCGAGCGGTCGGCGCAGGCGCTGGTCCGGCAGCAGGTGCTGGCGTTCGTGCGGAGTCATTACACCGAACCGGATCTCACCACGGATCGGATCGCGCGGGCGTGCGCGGTGTCGCGGCGCACCCTGTATCGATTGTTCGAGCACGTCGAGGGGGGTGTCGGCGCGATGGTGCGACGCCGTCGCATCGGTACCGCCCAGGTGTTGCTCCGCGCGGGCCGTGTCCGGTCGCTCGAATCGATCGCCGCGGCGTGCGGTTTCGCCTCGGATCGGCATTTCTATCGTGTCTTCAAGCAGGAGACGGGAATGACGCCCGGCGAGTATCGGGCGCTGCAAAATCCGGTGCGGTGA
- a CDS encoding TetR/AcrR family transcriptional regulator — translation MNSDRATAMPKRRRLEPGRRSRIIDVTISVIAEEGAAGTTHRLVAKAADVPLASTTYYFSSLDDLIFEAFKRYATNHIERYKLSIAATASRDDLLATLTELLVESIDNESTALAVELYSITISKPAFKPLADYWIRGIEAVLRTRMTPATARAINALTEGYGIHKRMAARNFSAEELHQQIEKLLPAEEFGDYGQPELPPSP, via the coding sequence ATGAACAGTGACCGTGCAACCGCGATGCCTAAACGGCGCCGTCTGGAGCCGGGGAGACGTAGCCGGATCATCGATGTCACTATCAGCGTTATTGCCGAAGAGGGTGCAGCAGGTACCACTCATCGCCTGGTGGCGAAGGCCGCAGACGTGCCGCTCGCTTCGACCACTTACTACTTCTCCTCGCTCGACGATCTCATCTTCGAGGCTTTTAAGCGTTACGCAACCAACCACATTGAACGGTACAAGCTGAGCATCGCGGCGACCGCAAGCCGAGACGATCTGCTTGCGACTCTGACCGAATTGCTGGTCGAATCGATAGACAACGAGTCTACTGCTTTGGCGGTCGAGCTTTACTCCATCACTATCAGCAAGCCGGCCTTCAAGCCGCTTGCCGATTACTGGATCAGGGGAATCGAAGCCGTCCTCCGCACCAGGATGACGCCGGCAACAGCGCGAGCCATCAACGCGCTCACTGAGGGCTATGGGATCCATAAGCGAATGGCCGCAAGGAACTTCAGCGCAGAAGAGTTGCATCAGCAGATCGAAAAACTGCTTCCCGCCGAAGAATTCGGAGATTATGGGCAGCCCGAATTGCCGCCGTCGCCCTGA
- a CDS encoding NAD(P)/FAD-dependent oxidoreductase, whose product MENQHLVIIGASISGLAAAAAASEHFARITLIERDRLVETAEPRAGVPQGTQIHALLPVGLERLEDLLPGVTDDLLAAGCDTFDEQADCPLLSSVGWRMRVKSLPTIAFRRPLLELVIRRRVLSLGNVTVVYGSARGLVLSDDQRRVEGVRLRDGSVIAADLVIDSSGRRTRSPDWLTEHGYDKPTEVRAEAYMGYATQFVRIPEDVLGDIRGIVALPIPGHLKGGVLLPADNGVHSLSAVGMMRDYPPREQGAFLEFLDQAPTPLLGAIARRSEPVSDIRIYHQAGNLRRKWEAVVGPDRFLAVGDAVASFNPVYGQGITLAASAGTLLREALAAGPTLDGLGRRVQDMLANIVDDAFSMSAAVDATFPGVQLVNFTAPTDEEIRIATALEELATVDAKISYALGEATWYIRPEVLETPEVHASVERWLAAGRTAAQIDPARYPQEVIELDGVLQ is encoded by the coding sequence ATGGAAAATCAACACCTTGTAATCATCGGTGCCAGCATCAGCGGCTTGGCCGCGGCGGCCGCAGCCAGTGAACACTTTGCCCGTATCACGCTGATCGAACGCGATAGATTGGTCGAAACAGCCGAGCCCAGGGCCGGCGTCCCGCAGGGCACCCAGATCCACGCGCTGCTGCCTGTCGGTCTGGAGCGCCTCGAAGACTTGCTACCCGGAGTCACCGACGACTTGCTCGCGGCCGGATGCGACACCTTCGACGAGCAGGCAGACTGCCCTCTGCTTTCCTCGGTGGGTTGGCGCATGCGTGTGAAGTCGTTGCCCACGATCGCATTCCGCAGGCCGTTGCTGGAACTCGTTATTCGCCGCCGAGTGCTATCGCTCGGAAACGTGACCGTCGTCTACGGTTCGGCACGTGGTCTCGTCCTGTCCGACGACCAACGCCGCGTAGAGGGTGTTCGCCTGCGGGACGGATCAGTCATCGCTGCCGACTTGGTCATCGACTCCTCCGGCCGTCGGACCCGCTCTCCTGATTGGCTCACCGAGCATGGCTACGACAAGCCTACTGAGGTGCGTGCTGAGGCTTACATGGGTTACGCCACGCAATTCGTCCGCATTCCCGAGGACGTGCTCGGCGATATCAGGGGCATCGTCGCACTGCCGATTCCCGGGCACCTCAAGGGCGGCGTTCTGCTACCTGCGGACAATGGTGTCCACTCGCTATCGGCCGTGGGCATGATGCGCGATTACCCCCCACGAGAGCAGGGCGCATTCCTGGAATTTCTCGATCAGGCGCCGACGCCATTGCTGGGTGCCATTGCCCGCCGCTCGGAACCCGTCAGCGACATTCGAATTTATCACCAGGCCGGGAACCTCCGCCGAAAATGGGAGGCCGTAGTCGGACCCGACCGCTTCCTCGCTGTGGGCGACGCCGTGGCGTCATTCAACCCGGTGTACGGACAGGGCATCACCTTGGCTGCCAGCGCCGGCACCCTGCTCCGCGAGGCCCTCGCAGCAGGACCGACCCTCGATGGGCTGGGGCGGCGGGTGCAGGACATGCTGGCGAACATCGTGGACGATGCGTTTTCGATGTCGGCCGCGGTTGACGCAACTTTTCCCGGGGTGCAGTTGGTCAATTTCACCGCTCCAACCGACGAAGAGATCAGAATTGCCACTGCCCTCGAAGAGCTAGCCACCGTTGACGCCAAGATCTCGTACGCGTTGGGCGAGGCCACTTGGTACATCCGCCCCGAAGTCCTCGAGACACCGGAGGTGCATGCCAGCGTCGAACGGTGGCTGGCCGCTGGGCGGACCGCCGCGCAGATAGACCCCGCGCGTTACCCGCAAGAGGTCATCGAGCTGGATGGCGTCCTGCAATAA
- a CDS encoding 2Fe-2S iron-sulfur cluster-binding protein, with protein MTTIFVKAQDGSVHELDADIGVSVMEAAVQEGVPGIIGECGGAGACATCHIYVDSADFDRVGPPTDLEDDMLDCTMAERRQTSRLACQIELTRVLAGLKIEVPEVQQ; from the coding sequence ATGACTACAATTTTTGTCAAAGCCCAGGATGGCAGCGTCCACGAGCTCGATGCAGACATCGGCGTGTCGGTGATGGAGGCCGCCGTGCAGGAGGGCGTCCCCGGCATCATCGGTGAATGTGGTGGAGCAGGTGCTTGTGCTACCTGTCATATCTATGTCGACAGTGCAGATTTCGACCGAGTGGGCCCGCCTACCGACCTCGAAGACGACATGCTCGACTGCACGATGGCCGAGCGTCGGCAGACCAGTCGGCTCGCATGTCAGATAGAGCTGACTCGAGTTCTTGCCGGCCTCAAGATCGAAGTTCCTGAGGTTCAGCAATGA
- a CDS encoding NAD(P)/FAD-dependent oxidoreductase, whose protein sequence is MTGTLIVGAGQGGAQAALSLRDLGYEADITIVGSEPYMPYQRPPLSKAFLTGSKDIADLQLRKAQAYQKLGITVLTNSRIVDIELPEDPTGVGRATSSDGRTHNFEYVVLSVGGRPRRLTIPGADAAGLHYLRTIDDATALSSELDTAENIVIIGGGFVGLEVASLAGGLGKSVTLIEAAPHLLGRAAAPELSDFLLRAHRATGTTVNLNVSAQRIVTKGGRVSAVQLDDGTCVPAQLVVVGIGMEPRVELAQQLGLSVANGIVVDKQGRTSHHRVFAVGDCTIQPHPVPDQAPLRLESVHNSITQAKAAAAGIMGCQPEWPPVPWFWSTQGHLALQMVGLIDGYDRCQISSTPAADKLVIEYYRGDQLLSVHAVNEPGAFARGRKRLTLQSREFKPTTAA, encoded by the coding sequence ATGACCGGAACGCTGATCGTTGGAGCAGGACAGGGCGGTGCTCAGGCAGCGCTGTCATTACGCGATCTAGGATACGAGGCCGACATCACCATCGTCGGCTCCGAACCGTACATGCCCTATCAGCGCCCCCCGCTGTCGAAGGCGTTCTTGACCGGCTCTAAGGATATTGCAGACCTGCAGCTGCGTAAAGCGCAGGCTTACCAGAAACTCGGCATCACCGTGTTGACCAACTCCCGCATCGTCGATATCGAGCTACCAGAAGATCCAACGGGTGTCGGGCGAGCAACGTCCTCCGATGGCCGGACACACAACTTCGAATACGTGGTCCTGTCCGTCGGTGGGCGCCCGCGTCGGCTGACCATCCCTGGCGCCGACGCGGCAGGTCTGCACTATCTGCGCACGATCGACGACGCCACGGCGCTGTCCAGTGAGCTCGACACCGCCGAGAATATCGTGATCATCGGGGGTGGATTCGTCGGTCTCGAGGTCGCGTCCCTCGCAGGTGGGCTGGGCAAGTCGGTGACCCTGATCGAAGCCGCTCCCCACCTACTGGGACGCGCCGCGGCGCCCGAGCTGTCGGACTTCCTGCTGAGAGCGCACCGAGCAACCGGCACGACGGTCAACCTCAACGTCTCGGCGCAACGCATCGTCACCAAGGGAGGTCGCGTCTCAGCAGTTCAGCTCGACGACGGCACCTGTGTGCCCGCTCAACTTGTCGTAGTGGGTATCGGTATGGAACCGCGCGTAGAGCTCGCCCAGCAACTCGGATTGTCGGTTGCCAACGGCATCGTAGTGGACAAGCAAGGTCGGACCAGTCACCACCGAGTATTTGCAGTCGGTGACTGCACAATTCAGCCGCATCCTGTGCCGGATCAGGCGCCGTTGCGACTCGAATCGGTGCACAACTCGATCACTCAAGCCAAGGCTGCAGCGGCAGGGATCATGGGCTGCCAGCCAGAATGGCCTCCCGTGCCCTGGTTTTGGTCGACCCAGGGCCATCTAGCGCTCCAGATGGTCGGTCTGATCGACGGCTACGATCGCTGTCAGATATCGTCAACACCCGCCGCGGACAAACTCGTGATCGAATACTACCGCGGCGACCAACTTCTCAGTGTGCACGCCGTCAATGAACCCGGGGCATTCGCCCGCGGGCGGAAACGGCTCACACTGCAGAGTCGGGAATTCAAGCCAACAACTGCCGCCTGA
- the eutH gene encoding ethanolamine utilization protein EutH has product MQSADRAANLPGEGLAVAQIGSIIMYIIMAFVVVGVIGAIVRPERGVGKAFLDGVYSIGPIFIPVAGIMAALPYIANLIEHYVAPGLRVMGADPAIAASLIAVDMGGYQLAETTADSLGGWILASLLAFTLGATLVFYIPVGMAMIPRADHRYLGLGIMSGILTVPLSALLSILALKTGAMLRPDVSTDAESSWRFDIGWGSLFLGLAPVTVLVIAIAAGLRFAPEATLRTFMWFGRGVDWFAKIVFALVIVEYFTGFFSKLLGGWGLDPIIADEVDQFRALEVAGYVSLILAGVFPMVYVLCTYCTKPLGVIGRRLGLSADGTAALVAALANVLALFRLVPTLRPRDKVIAIAFMVCATDALGGHLAYAANVQPNLLVPLIIGKVVAGAVAILFARWLAFPIVDKLEKSGIRKESAPS; this is encoded by the coding sequence GTGCAATCTGCCGATCGCGCAGCCAACCTTCCGGGAGAAGGGCTCGCCGTGGCTCAAATCGGTTCCATCATCATGTACATCATTATGGCCTTCGTCGTTGTGGGGGTTATCGGAGCAATCGTCCGTCCAGAGCGTGGAGTTGGGAAGGCATTTCTAGACGGTGTCTATTCCATCGGTCCCATTTTCATCCCGGTTGCGGGCATCATGGCGGCACTGCCCTATATTGCGAACCTTATCGAGCATTACGTCGCCCCGGGCCTACGCGTCATGGGGGCCGACCCTGCGATCGCCGCCTCGCTGATCGCGGTCGACATGGGCGGATACCAGCTTGCCGAAACTACCGCCGACAGCCTAGGCGGGTGGATACTCGCCTCGCTGCTCGCATTCACGCTCGGCGCGACACTGGTGTTCTACATTCCCGTGGGCATGGCCATGATTCCGCGCGCGGACCACCGCTACCTGGGATTGGGCATCATGTCGGGCATCCTCACCGTCCCGCTGAGCGCGCTGCTGAGCATACTCGCGCTCAAAACTGGTGCAATGCTGCGACCGGACGTCAGCACAGATGCGGAATCGAGCTGGCGATTCGATATTGGTTGGGGCTCGTTATTTTTAGGGTTGGCGCCGGTAACTGTGTTGGTGATCGCGATTGCCGCGGGGCTTCGTTTTGCTCCTGAAGCGACACTCAGGACGTTCATGTGGTTCGGCCGCGGCGTCGACTGGTTCGCCAAGATCGTCTTCGCACTTGTCATCGTCGAGTACTTCACCGGCTTTTTCAGCAAACTGCTGGGCGGCTGGGGACTCGATCCCATCATTGCCGACGAGGTCGATCAGTTCCGCGCGCTGGAAGTCGCAGGCTACGTAAGCCTCATCCTGGCCGGGGTCTTCCCCATGGTTTATGTGCTGTGCACCTATTGCACCAAGCCGCTGGGCGTGATCGGTCGTCGACTAGGGCTCAGCGCTGACGGCACGGCTGCGCTCGTCGCGGCTCTCGCGAATGTGCTGGCCTTGTTCCGGTTGGTACCCACACTTCGCCCGAGGGACAAGGTGATCGCTATTGCATTCATGGTTTGCGCAACGGACGCCCTCGGCGGCCACCTGGCGTATGCCGCGAACGTGCAACCCAATCTTTTGGTACCGCTGATCATCGGCAAGGTTGTCGCAGGTGCAGTCGCAATTCTCTTCGCACGCTGGCTGGCCTTCCCGATCGTCGACAAATTGGAGAAGTCGGGAATTCGGAAAGAATCGGCGCCGAGCTGA
- a CDS encoding transposase, which translates to MDAILYIVRGGIAWRRLPMEFPPAGTVCAVFARWSHSGAWQRIVDALRDRPRVRERTAARRRHRCLDPGPRRRAPTPDRTARQVLHHPAGPGRRRLSRTAARLGERRSRPAYFAQCPADYLVYRVVPSDVLADYERGAVDGEQAGGG; encoded by the coding sequence GTGGACGCCATCTTGTACATCGTCCGCGGTGGTATCGCGTGGCGGCGACTGCCGATGGAGTTCCCGCCAGCCGGGACGGTGTGCGCAGTCTTCGCCCGCTGGTCCCACAGCGGGGCGTGGCAGCGCATCGTCGACGCACTGCGCGACCGCCCGCGGGTGCGTGAACGGACTGCTGCTCGCCGTCGTCACCGCTGCCTCGACCCAGGACCGCGACGCCGCGCACCGACTCCTGACCGCACTGCGCGGCAGGTTCTCCACCATCCGGCTGGTCCGGGCCGACGGCGGTTATCCCGGACAGCTGCCCGTCTGGGCGAAAGACGTTCTCGCCCTGCCTATTTCGCGCAGTGCCCAGCCGATTACCTTGTCTACCGCGTCGTGCCGTCCGACGTCCTCGCGGACTACGAGAGGGGTGCCGTCGATGGTGAACAGGCCGGCGGCGGGTAG
- a CDS encoding MBL fold metallo-hydrolase, which produces MTGRLRIEQVVTSGVFELDGGTWNVDNNVWVVGNDDEVVVVDAAHEAGPVIEAIGDRNVVAIVCTHAHNDHITFAPQLAEDTCAPVLVHPGDDPLWQQTHPSQKYWSLTDAQRIAVAGTELRIIHAPGHSPGSVCLYFPEAAALFSGDTLFAGGPGATGRSFSDFPTIIGSIRDRLLTLPEHTRVYTGHGDGTTIGTEAPHLAEWIARGY; this is translated from the coding sequence GTGACCGGGCGGCTCCGCATCGAGCAGGTGGTGACCTCCGGAGTCTTCGAACTCGACGGCGGCACATGGAACGTCGACAACAACGTCTGGGTCGTCGGCAACGACGACGAGGTCGTCGTGGTCGACGCCGCACACGAGGCCGGACCCGTCATCGAAGCCATCGGCGACCGCAATGTCGTCGCCATCGTCTGCACGCATGCCCACAACGACCACATCACCTTCGCCCCCCAGCTGGCCGAGGACACCTGCGCACCCGTCCTGGTCCACCCCGGAGACGATCCCCTGTGGCAGCAGACCCATCCGAGCCAGAAGTACTGGTCACTCACCGATGCCCAGCGCATCGCGGTGGCCGGCACCGAGCTGCGCATCATCCACGCACCCGGGCATTCACCGGGATCGGTGTGCCTCTACTTCCCCGAAGCCGCCGCCCTGTTCTCCGGCGACACCCTGTTCGCCGGAGGCCCGGGAGCCACGGGCCGCTCGTTCTCCGATTTCCCCACCATCATCGGGTCCATCCGCGACCGCCTGCTCACCCTCCCCGAGCACACCCGCGTCTACACCGGCCACGGCGACGGCACCACCATCGGCACCGAAGCGCCCCACCTGGCCGAATGGATCGCGCGCGGCTACTGA
- a CDS encoding S-(hydroxymethyl)mycothiol dehydrogenase — MPQQVRGVIARKPGAPVELTDIVIPDPGPGEVVVSVAACGVCHTDLTYREGGINDEFPFLLGHEAAGTIESVGEGVDSVAVGDFVVLNWRAVCGNCRACKRGRPQYCFDTFNATQKMTLTDGTELTPALGIGAFADKTLVHAGQCTKVDPAADPAVAGLIGCGVMAGLGAAVNTGNVGRGDSVAVIGCGGVGDAAIVGARLAGASTIIAVDRDEKKLTWARELGATHTVDATTADTVAAVQELTGGFGADVVIDAVGRPETWRQAFYARDLAGTVVLVGVPTPDMRLDMPLIDFFSRGGALKSSWYGDCLPERDFPMLIDLYQQGRLPLDKFVTERIGLDEVEQAFHTMHQGNVLRSVVVL; from the coding sequence ATGCCACAGCAGGTCCGCGGAGTCATCGCCCGGAAGCCCGGTGCGCCGGTCGAACTGACCGATATCGTCATTCCCGACCCCGGCCCGGGGGAGGTCGTGGTGTCGGTGGCCGCGTGCGGGGTGTGCCATACCGACCTCACCTACCGTGAAGGTGGCATCAACGACGAGTTCCCGTTCCTGCTGGGCCACGAAGCGGCCGGCACCATCGAGAGCGTCGGCGAGGGGGTCGACTCCGTCGCGGTCGGCGATTTCGTAGTGCTGAACTGGCGAGCAGTCTGCGGTAACTGCCGGGCCTGCAAGCGCGGCCGGCCGCAGTACTGTTTCGACACTTTCAACGCGACACAGAAGATGACGCTGACAGACGGCACGGAACTCACACCGGCACTCGGTATCGGCGCTTTCGCCGACAAGACCCTTGTCCACGCCGGCCAGTGCACAAAGGTCGACCCCGCGGCCGATCCGGCCGTGGCCGGTCTGATCGGCTGCGGGGTGATGGCCGGGCTCGGTGCCGCGGTGAACACCGGCAACGTCGGCCGGGGCGATTCGGTCGCGGTGATCGGCTGCGGCGGTGTCGGCGATGCCGCCATCGTGGGTGCCCGGCTGGCCGGAGCGTCGACGATCATCGCCGTGGACCGCGACGAAAAGAAACTCACTTGGGCCCGCGAACTGGGCGCCACTCACACCGTCGACGCCACCACCGCCGACACCGTCGCCGCCGTGCAAGAACTGACCGGCGGGTTCGGCGCCGACGTCGTCATCGACGCCGTCGGCCGACCCGAAACCTGGCGGCAGGCTTTCTACGCCCGCGACCTCGCCGGCACCGTGGTCCTGGTCGGCGTGCCCACCCCCGATATGCGGCTCGACATGCCGCTGATCGACTTCTTCTCCCGCGGCGGGGCGCTGAAATCCTCCTGGTACGGCGACTGCCTGCCCGAACGCGATTTCCCGATGCTGATCGACCTGTACCAGCAGGGACGACTGCCGCTGGACAAGTTCGTCACCGAACGGATCGGCCTCGACGAGGTGGAGCAGGCATTCCACACCATGCACCAGGGCAACGTGCTGCGATCGGTGGTCGTGCTGTGA
- a CDS encoding LuxR C-terminal-related transcriptional regulator produces the protein MVQPDVGASVLPGLREVVDGSLVGIASRLSRFLAGDWPHRALVIFTRECTGRPRKVAGAEEIVDRITIAELEELKSAVEPAGCYAGEAALTGGRRWVWAVRDRVDTLLVLVPPHPRQLPCPAQLMAVFGMVATSIRQQVVQASPDYLAESRAASTARARAVAELTAAHEAVLGSLLLTLRSPGLDDQRARTTAASAASDALIELRSARETDQALTEEAPVSAFERLRRDLGPLLHHRQITAEFVAPPLDGRRLPGEVAHGARAMTQSVVLAFAAQPDLERLRIAWSCAADRLIVDIRDDAAGRLDSATVRHSLEGRVQTLHAEWNIEVLPGWGSRVTISLPLDPPAAPAQRHELTSLNRREREVLALIAAGRRNKAIAAELGVAESTVKFHVAGLLKKLDVSSRGEAAVIGMRAGMADRPGAAATDPTAK, from the coding sequence ATAGTGCAGCCGGACGTGGGAGCGTCCGTATTGCCGGGACTGCGAGAGGTGGTGGATGGCTCCCTGGTGGGGATCGCGTCTCGGCTGTCACGCTTTCTGGCCGGTGATTGGCCGCATCGGGCGTTGGTGATCTTCACCCGGGAATGTACCGGCCGGCCGCGCAAGGTGGCCGGTGCCGAGGAAATCGTCGACCGGATCACCATCGCGGAGCTCGAGGAACTCAAATCAGCTGTCGAGCCGGCCGGCTGCTACGCCGGCGAGGCAGCGTTGACCGGGGGCCGGCGGTGGGTCTGGGCAGTACGGGACCGCGTGGACACCCTCCTGGTCCTCGTTCCGCCGCATCCCCGGCAGCTGCCGTGTCCGGCCCAACTCATGGCCGTATTCGGGATGGTGGCGACCTCGATCCGGCAGCAGGTGGTACAGGCCAGCCCGGACTACCTGGCGGAGTCACGGGCAGCGTCGACCGCGCGGGCCCGCGCGGTGGCCGAACTGACCGCCGCCCACGAAGCCGTGCTCGGCAGTCTGCTCCTGACACTGCGCTCGCCCGGACTGGACGACCAGCGGGCGCGCACCACAGCGGCATCGGCCGCCTCGGATGCGTTGATCGAGCTGCGCTCGGCGCGCGAGACCGATCAGGCGCTTACCGAAGAGGCACCGGTCTCCGCTTTCGAACGGTTGCGGCGAGACCTGGGACCACTGCTGCACCATCGGCAGATAACCGCCGAATTCGTCGCGCCGCCGCTCGACGGCCGGCGCCTGCCGGGCGAGGTCGCCCACGGCGCCCGCGCGATGACACAATCCGTCGTGCTCGCCTTCGCGGCGCAACCCGACCTCGAACGCCTGCGCATCGCCTGGAGCTGTGCCGCGGATCGGCTCATCGTCGACATCCGCGACGACGCAGCGGGCCGCCTGGATTCGGCCACCGTACGACACAGCCTCGAAGGCAGAGTCCAAACCCTGCACGCCGAATGGAATATCGAAGTACTACCGGGCTGGGGCAGCAGGGTGACCATCAGCCTCCCGCTCGACCCGCCCGCCGCCCCTGCCCAGCGGCACGAGCTGACGAGTTTGAACCGCCGCGAACGAGAAGTTCTGGCGCTCATCGCGGCGGGCAGGCGCAACAAGGCCATCGCGGCCGAACTGGGTGTCGCCGAGAGCACGGTCAAGTTCCATGTTGCCGGATTGCTGAAAAAGCTCGACGTGTCCTCGCGTGGAGAGGCCGCCGTGATCGGAATGCGGGCAGGAATGGCAGACCGACCCGGCGCCGCCGCCACAGACCCGACCGCGAAGTAG
- a CDS encoding DUF433 domain-containing protein: MVYFQHPDGEWESGLHPDQTVISKVLALTPLRERIIRSATRSRSEAGRIEKRRKALGSKPVFAGTRIPVDTVRRYLAAGKTPDEISAAYPDSYLR; encoded by the coding sequence ATGGTGTACTTCCAGCATCCGGACGGGGAATGGGAAAGCGGGCTGCACCCGGACCAGACCGTCATCAGCAAGGTTCTCGCCCTCACACCGTTGCGCGAGCGCATCATCCGCTCCGCCACGCGCAGCCGCTCAGAGGCCGGGCGGATCGAGAAACGGCGCAAGGCCCTGGGCAGCAAACCAGTGTTCGCCGGCACCCGCATCCCCGTCGACACTGTCCGCCGCTACCTCGCCGCCGGTAAGACCCCGGACGAGATCTCGGCCGCCTACCCGGATTCATATCTCCGGTAG